Proteins encoded together in one Bacteroides ovatus window:
- the pdxH gene encoding pyridoxamine 5'-phosphate oxidase yields the protein MAKLNIADIRQEYTKGGLRENELPGDPLSLFNRWLQEAIDAEVDEPTAVIVGTVSPEGRPSTRTVLLKGLHDGKFVFYTNYESRKGRQLAQNPYISLSFVWHALERQIHIEGIATKVPPEESDEYFRKRPYKSRVGARISPQSQPITSRMQLIRSFVREAARWIGKEVERPDNWGGYAVTPTRIEFWQGRPNRLHDRFLYTLQPDGEWKISRLAP from the coding sequence ATGGCGAAATTAAACATAGCAGATATCCGACAGGAATATACGAAAGGCGGGTTGCGGGAAAATGAACTTCCGGGCGACCCGCTTTCGCTTTTCAACCGTTGGCTACAAGAAGCAATTGACGCAGAGGTGGATGAACCAACTGCTGTCATTGTAGGAACCGTATCCCCTGAAGGGAGACCGTCCACGCGTACCGTATTATTAAAAGGGCTCCATGATGGAAAATTTGTCTTCTATACCAATTATGAAAGCCGTAAAGGCAGGCAATTGGCACAAAATCCGTATATCTCCCTCTCTTTTGTGTGGCACGCCCTCGAAAGACAAATACATATAGAGGGAATAGCGACGAAAGTTCCTCCGGAAGAATCGGATGAATATTTCCGGAAACGTCCTTATAAAAGTCGGGTCGGTGCACGAATTTCTCCCCAAAGTCAACCTATAACAAGCCGAATGCAATTAATACGGTCTTTTGTCAGGGAGGCAGCCCGGTGGATCGGAAAAGAAGTGGAGAGGCCCGATAATTGGGGCGGATATGCCGTTACCCCTACAAGGATTGAATTCTGGCAAGGACGCCCCAACCGTCTGCATGACCGTTTTTTATATACCCTGCAACCGGACGGGGAATGGAAAATCAGTCGTCTTGCTCCTTGA
- a CDS encoding MBL fold metallo-hydrolase, whose protein sequence is MTLDYIYHSGFAIEMEGVTVIIDYYKDSSETEHNRGIVHDYLLQRPGKLYVLATHFHPDHFNREILTWKEQRPDIQYIFSKDILKSHRAKAEDAFYIKKGETYEDETIRIDAFGSTDVGSSFLLHLQDWSIFHAGDLNNWHWSEESTEEEIRKANGDFLAEVKYLKEKAPNIDLILFPVDRRMGKDYMKGAKQFIEQIKTTIFAPMHFSEDYEGGNALRSFAENAGCRFISITHRGESFEITK, encoded by the coding sequence ATGACACTGGATTATATTTATCACAGCGGTTTCGCCATCGAAATGGAAGGTGTAACCGTTATCATCGATTACTACAAAGATTCTTCCGAAACGGAACATAACCGGGGAATCGTACATGATTATCTCCTGCAAAGGCCGGGTAAACTATATGTATTGGCCACCCATTTCCATCCCGACCACTTTAACCGTGAGATATTGACCTGGAAAGAACAACGCCCCGACATTCAATATATTTTCTCCAAAGATATCTTGAAATCCCATCGTGCCAAAGCCGAAGATGCTTTCTATATTAAAAAAGGAGAAACATACGAAGACGAGACAATTCGTATCGATGCTTTCGGCTCAACGGATGTCGGCAGTTCGTTCCTGCTTCACCTGCAAGATTGGAGTATTTTCCATGCCGGCGACTTGAACAACTGGCATTGGAGTGAGGAATCTACTGAAGAAGAGATCCGAAAAGCCAATGGTGATTTCCTTGCAGAAGTTAAATATTTAAAAGAAAAAGCGCCAAACATCGATTTAATACTATTCCCGGTGGATCGGAGAATGGGAAAAGATTACATGAAAGGGGCAAAACAGTTCATCGAACAAATAAAAACTACTATATTTGCGCCCATGCACTTCAGTGAAGATTATGAGGGGGGAAATGCGCTTCGTAGTTTTGCTGAAAATGCCGGATGCCGTTTTATCAGCATCACCCATCGGGGCGAAAGTTTTGAGATTACCAAATAA
- the queF gene encoding preQ(1) synthase, whose product MTELKDQLSLLGRKTEYKQDYAPEVLEAFDNKHPENDYWVRFNCPEFTSLCPITGQPDFAEIRISYIPDIKMVESKSLKLYLFSFRSHGAFHEDCVNIIMKDLIRLMNPKYIEVTGIFTPRGGISIYPYANYGRPGTKFEQMAEHRLMNRE is encoded by the coding sequence ATGACAGAATTAAAAGACCAACTTTCCTTATTAGGAAGAAAAACCGAGTATAAACAAGATTATGCTCCTGAAGTACTGGAAGCCTTTGATAATAAGCATCCTGAAAATGATTACTGGGTACGTTTCAACTGCCCGGAGTTCACAAGTCTGTGTCCTATTACCGGACAGCCGGACTTTGCCGAAATACGTATCAGCTACATTCCTGATATAAAAATGGTAGAAAGTAAGAGTTTGAAACTCTATCTTTTCAGTTTCCGCAGTCATGGAGCCTTTCATGAAGATTGTGTGAATATCATAATGAAAGATCTTATCCGATTGATGAATCCCAAATACATAGAAGTAACGGGAATATTTACTCCTCGTGGTGGTATTTCCATTTATCCGTATGCCAATTATGGTCGTCCGGGAACAAAGTTCGAACAGATGGCAGAACATCGTTTGATGAATCGGGAATAA
- the rlmH gene encoding 23S rRNA (pseudouridine(1915)-N(3))-methyltransferase RlmH — MKTTLLVVGRTVKQHYITAINDYIQRTKRYITFDMEVIPELKNTKSLSMEVQKEKEGELILKALQPGDVVVLLDEHGKEMRSLEFAEYMKRKMNTVNKRLVFIIGGPYGFSEKVYQVAHEKISMSKMTFSHQMIRLIFVEQIYRAMTILNGGPYHHE; from the coding sequence ATGAAAACAACCTTGCTCGTCGTAGGACGAACCGTAAAACAACACTATATAACTGCCATCAATGACTATATCCAGCGCACCAAACGCTATATCACTTTTGATATGGAAGTGATTCCCGAACTGAAAAACACGAAGAGTCTTTCAATGGAAGTGCAGAAAGAAAAGGAAGGGGAACTGATATTGAAAGCTCTCCAACCGGGCGACGTGGTGGTATTGCTCGATGAGCACGGAAAAGAAATGCGTTCTCTGGAGTTTGCCGAATATATGAAGCGAAAAATGAACACGGTCAATAAACGACTGGTATTCATTATCGGAGGACCTTATGGCTTTTCAGAAAAGGTTTATCAAGTGGCACACGAAAAGATTTCAATGTCGAAGATGACTTTCTCTCATCAGATGATCCGGCTGATATTCGTTGAGCAGATTTATCGGGCGATGACTATATTGAATGGAGGGCCGTATCATCATGAATAA
- a CDS encoding HD domain-containing protein — translation MTHHVPAELQNYVRQSIIPQYTNFDKAHQIDHVEKVIEESLKLATHYEVDYSMVYVIAAYHDLGLYEGREFHHITSGKVLLADETLRRWFTDEQLLQMKEAIEDHRASNKQAPRTIYGMIVAEADRIIDPEVTLRRTVQYGLSHYPEMDKEEQYARFRKHLTEKYAAGGYLKLWIPQSDNAGRLAELRNLITNEDELRQVFNKLYIEEKNG, via the coding sequence ATGACTCATCATGTGCCTGCTGAATTGCAAAACTATGTTCGGCAAAGTATTATCCCTCAATACACTAACTTTGATAAAGCGCATCAAATTGACCATGTAGAAAAGGTTATTGAGGAAAGTCTGAAATTAGCGACTCATTATGAAGTCGATTATTCGATGGTTTATGTCATCGCTGCTTATCATGACCTGGGGTTGTATGAAGGACGTGAATTTCATCATATAACCTCCGGCAAAGTGTTGTTAGCCGACGAAACTTTGCGGCGTTGGTTTACGGATGAGCAGCTGTTGCAGATGAAAGAGGCGATAGAAGATCATCGGGCTTCCAATAAACAGGCTCCCAGAACAATCTATGGAATGATTGTTGCCGAGGCTGACCGAATTATTGATCCCGAAGTTACTTTACGTCGTACCGTACAATATGGGCTGTCTCATTATCCGGAGATGGATAAAGAAGAGCAATATGCCCGTTTTCGGAAACATCTAACTGAAAAATATGCAGCAGGAGGGTATCTGAAGTTATGGATACCCCAATCGGATAATGCCGGACGGTTGGCAGAACTTCGGAATTTGATTACTAATGAAGACGAACTCCGGCAGGTATTTAATAAACTTTATATAGAAGAGAAGAATGGATAA
- a CDS encoding RNA polymerase sigma factor, whose amino-acid sequence MEKVDFTQGILAIQPDLHRFAYKLTADRESANDLVQDCLLQALDNQEKFTYSKNLKGWMYTLMRNIFVNNYRRTVREMNLIDDSYSINQQHLIEDEDADRFEFTYDMKQLYRVIHSIPEEMKVPFQMFVAGFKYREIAEKLGLPMGTVKSRLFFIRKRLKEELKDFSS is encoded by the coding sequence ATGGAAAAAGTTGATTTTACTCAAGGAATATTAGCGATACAACCGGATTTGCATCGCTTCGCATATAAATTGACGGCAGACCGCGAATCTGCTAATGATTTGGTTCAGGATTGTTTGTTGCAGGCATTAGATAATCAGGAGAAGTTTACGTATAGCAAAAATCTGAAGGGATGGATGTATACGCTTATGCGTAATATTTTCGTGAACAACTACCGTCGCACAGTTCGTGAAATGAACCTGATTGATGATAGTTACTCCATCAATCAACAACATCTGATAGAAGATGAAGATGCTGATAGATTCGAGTTTACGTATGATATGAAACAGTTGTACCGGGTGATACATTCCATACCGGAAGAGATGAAAGTGCCTTTTCAGATGTTTGTAGCCGGATTTAAGTATAGAGAAATTGCCGAAAAATTAGGATTGCCGATGGGAACGGTAAAGAGCCGTTTGTTTTTCATCCGTAAGCGGTTGAAAGAGGAATTGAAAGACTTCTCCTCTTGA
- a CDS encoding DUF4783 domain-containing protein: MKKRVLVGMTALLLSLSLLMAQEIPAGVITAFKRGSSQELSKYMGDKVNLVFQGRSTNVDKQKATAAMQEFFTKNKVSGFNVNHQGKRDESSFVIGTLATTNGNFRVNCFLKKVQNQYLIHQIRIDKINE; this comes from the coding sequence ATGAAAAAACGAGTGCTCGTAGGAATGACCGCATTGCTTCTTTCCCTCTCGTTGCTAATGGCGCAAGAGATACCGGCAGGAGTGATTACGGCATTTAAAAGAGGAAGCTCGCAAGAGCTAAGTAAGTATATGGGGGACAAGGTAAACCTGGTGTTCCAAGGTCGCTCGACAAACGTTGACAAACAGAAAGCAACAGCTGCGATGCAGGAATTCTTTACGAAGAATAAAGTCAGCGGATTTAACGTGAACCATCAGGGAAAACGGGACGAATCAAGTTTCGTTATCGGTACGTTGGCTACTACTAATGGGAACTTTCGTGTGAACTGCTTCCTGAAGAAAGTGCAGAATCAATATTTAATACATCAAATAAGAATTGACAAGATCAATGAATAA
- a CDS encoding queuosine precursor transporter: protein MKEKVSVPFMLLGILFNVCLIAANLLETKVIQVGSLTVTAGLLVFPISYIINDCIAEVWGFKKARLIIWSGFAMNFFVVALGLIAAAIPAAPFWEGEEHFNFVFGMAPRIVAASLMAFLVGSFLNAYVMSKMKVASQGRNFSARAIWSTVVGETADSLIFFPVAFGGVIAWKELLIMMGIQIVLKSMYEVIILPVTIRVVKAIKKIDGSDVYDTNISYNVLKVKDI, encoded by the coding sequence ATGAAAGAAAAAGTATCTGTACCCTTTATGCTGCTGGGCATTCTGTTTAATGTCTGTCTCATTGCAGCCAATCTTCTTGAAACAAAAGTAATCCAGGTAGGTAGTCTGACCGTGACAGCCGGATTATTGGTTTTTCCTATTTCTTATATTATTAATGATTGTATCGCCGAGGTTTGGGGATTCAAGAAAGCGCGGCTCATCATTTGGAGCGGTTTTGCCATGAACTTCTTCGTGGTTGCTCTTGGGTTGATAGCTGCTGCCATTCCGGCTGCTCCTTTCTGGGAGGGCGAGGAACATTTCAATTTTGTGTTCGGTATGGCTCCCCGTATTGTGGCTGCCAGTCTGATGGCTTTTCTGGTAGGCTCATTTCTCAATGCGTATGTGATGAGTAAGATGAAAGTAGCCAGTCAGGGGCGTAACTTTTCGGCCCGTGCCATCTGGTCGACTGTTGTAGGTGAGACTGCCGATTCATTGATTTTCTTCCCGGTAGCTTTTGGTGGAGTTATTGCCTGGAAAGAACTGCTTATCATGATGGGGATTCAGATTGTGCTGAAATCCATGTATGAAGTTATTATCCTTCCGGTGACAATTCGTGTGGTGAAAGCAATCAAGAAAATAGACGGTAGCGATGTTTACGATACCAATATCTCTTATAATGTATTGAAAGTCAAAGATATTTAA
- a CDS encoding 2-hydroxyacid dehydrogenase translates to MAYTIAFFGTKPYDESSFNDKNKEFGFEIRYYKGHLNKNNVLLTQGVDAVCIFVNDVADAEVIRVMAANGVKLLALRCAGFNNVDLDAAAAAGITVVRVPAYSPYAVAEYTVALMLSLNRKIPRASWRTKDGNFSLHGLMGFDMHGKTAGIIGTGKIAKILIHILKGFGMNILAYDLYPDHNFAREEQIVYTSLDELYHNSDIISLHCPLTEATKYLINDYSISKMKDGVMIINTGRGQLIHTNALIEGLKNKKIGSAGLDVYEEESEYFYEDQSDRIIDDDVLARLLSFNNVIVTSHQAFFTHEAMENIAVTTLQNIKDFINHKPLLNEVKK, encoded by the coding sequence ATGGCCTATACAATTGCATTTTTCGGCACAAAGCCTTATGATGAGTCCTCTTTCAATGACAAAAACAAAGAGTTCGGATTTGAGATACGCTACTACAAAGGGCATCTGAATAAGAACAACGTACTACTGACACAAGGAGTGGATGCTGTCTGCATCTTTGTGAACGACGTTGCCGACGCAGAAGTAATCCGTGTGATGGCAGCCAACGGAGTAAAACTATTGGCACTACGCTGTGCCGGATTTAATAATGTAGATTTAGATGCTGCCGCCGCTGCCGGAATTACCGTAGTACGGGTTCCTGCCTACTCTCCTTATGCCGTTGCAGAGTACACCGTAGCTCTTATGCTATCGCTAAACCGGAAAATTCCCCGTGCTTCCTGGCGTACCAAAGATGGTAATTTCTCCCTGCACGGTCTGATGGGATTCGATATGCACGGAAAAACAGCAGGCATCATCGGTACAGGAAAAATCGCGAAAATACTGATTCACATCTTAAAAGGGTTTGGAATGAACATATTGGCTTACGACCTCTATCCGGACCATAACTTCGCCCGTGAAGAACAAATAGTTTATACTTCACTGGACGAACTATATCACAATTCGGATATCATCTCTTTGCATTGCCCGCTCACCGAAGCGACCAAGTATCTGATTAACGACTACTCTATCAGCAAAATGAAAGACGGAGTTATGATTATCAATACCGGCCGTGGACAGCTGATTCATACCAATGCATTGATTGAAGGGTTGAAGAACAAGAAAATAGGTTCCGCAGGACTGGACGTATATGAGGAAGAAAGCGAATACTTTTATGAAGATCAATCCGACCGCATCATCGACGATGATGTACTCGCCCGCTTACTTTCATTCAACAATGTGATAGTCACTTCTCATCAAGCTTTTTTCACACATGAAGCGATGGAGAATATTGCGGTGACCACCCTGCAAAACATAAAAGATTTTATCAATCATAAGCCTTTGCTAAATGAAGTGAAGAAATAA
- a CDS encoding pirin family protein yields MKKVIHKADTRGHSQYDWLDSYHTFSFDEYFDSNRINFGALRVLNDDKVAPGEGFQTHPHKNMEIISIPLKGHLQHGDSKKNSRIITVGEIQTMSAGTGIFHSEVNASPVEPVEFLQIWIMPRERNTRPVYQDFSITELERPNELAVIVSPDGSTPASLLQDTWFSIGKVEAGKKLGYHMHQSHAGVYIFLIEGEIVVDGEVLKRRDGMGVYDTNSFELETLKDSHILLIEVPM; encoded by the coding sequence ATGAAAAAAGTAATACATAAAGCAGATACAAGAGGACATTCCCAGTACGATTGGTTGGATAGTTACCATACTTTTAGTTTTGACGAATACTTCGACTCCAATCGTATCAACTTTGGTGCCCTTCGCGTATTGAATGATGACAAAGTTGCACCCGGAGAAGGTTTTCAGACTCACCCGCATAAGAATATGGAAATCATCTCCATCCCTCTGAAAGGACATCTGCAACATGGAGACAGCAAGAAGAACAGCCGCATCATTACTGTTGGAGAAATTCAGACAATGAGTGCCGGAACGGGAATCTTCCACAGTGAAGTGAATGCAAGCCCTGTAGAACCGGTAGAATTCCTGCAAATCTGGATTATGCCAAGAGAACGGAACACCCGTCCCGTTTATCAGGATTTCAGTATCACAGAGTTGGAACGTCCGAATGAACTGGCAGTCATCGTATCTCCCGACGGCAGTACACCTGCTTCCCTTTTGCAAGACACCTGGTTCTCAATCGGTAAAGTAGAAGCCGGAAAGAAACTGGGTTATCACATGCATCAAAGTCATGCAGGCGTCTATATTTTCCTCATTGAAGGAGAAATTGTAGTAGATGGCGAAGTGTTGAAACGCCGGGACGGTATGGGTGTTTACGATACCAACAGTTTCGAACTGGAGACACTGAAAGATTCACATATTCTATTAATAGAAGTACCTATGTGA
- a CDS encoding DcaP family trimeric outer membrane transporter yields the protein MKTSFKMVAMLLGIGIFPLCAYAQQKVVIEDEEPNSIMFVSKNKAGDEIIRIMNDRSQMRFHDPNAPRFLLTDQKGKFALGIGGYVRATAEYDFNGIVNDVDFYPALIPQRGSGNIAKNQFQMDISTSTLFLKLVGRTKHLGDFVVYTAGNFRGDGKTFELQNAYAQFLGFTIGYSYGSFMDLSALPPTIDFAGPNGSAFYRTTQLSYMCDKLKNWKFGVSMEMPSVDGTTNNDLSINTQRMPDFATSVQYNWNSSSHVKLGAIVRSMTYSSNVHEKAYSATGFGLQASTTFNITKKLQAFGQFNYGKGIGSYLNDLSNLNVDIVPDPDNEGKMQVLPMLGWYAGLQYNLCPSIFISGTYSLSRLYSENGYPSENPESYRKGQYLVANAFWNVSSNLQVGVEYLRGWRTDFSSATRHANRLNMLVQYSF from the coding sequence ATGAAAACAAGCTTTAAAATGGTAGCTATGCTACTGGGGATAGGAATTTTCCCCCTCTGTGCCTATGCACAACAGAAGGTAGTCATCGAAGATGAAGAACCGAATTCTATCATGTTTGTTTCGAAAAACAAAGCAGGAGATGAAATCATCCGAATCATGAACGACCGTTCGCAGATGCGTTTCCACGACCCGAATGCTCCCCGTTTCCTGCTAACCGACCAGAAAGGGAAATTTGCCCTGGGTATCGGAGGATATGTTCGTGCAACAGCAGAGTATGACTTTAACGGTATCGTAAATGATGTCGATTTCTATCCGGCATTGATTCCACAACGCGGAAGCGGCAATATTGCCAAGAATCAATTCCAGATGGACATCTCCACTTCTACCCTATTCCTCAAACTGGTAGGACGTACGAAACATCTGGGAGACTTCGTTGTCTACACAGCCGGAAACTTCCGGGGTGACGGAAAAACCTTTGAATTGCAGAATGCTTATGCGCAATTCCTCGGTTTCACGATCGGATACAGCTACGGTTCGTTCATGGACCTCTCCGCACTGCCTCCTACCATCGACTTTGCAGGTCCTAACGGATCAGCCTTTTACCGCACTACGCAATTGAGCTATATGTGCGATAAGTTGAAAAACTGGAAATTCGGTGTTTCAATGGAAATGCCTTCAGTAGACGGTACAACCAACAATGACTTGTCTATCAACACCCAACGAATGCCGGACTTTGCCACTTCCGTACAGTATAACTGGAATAGTAGCAGTCACGTTAAATTAGGTGCTATTGTCCGTAGTATGACTTACTCAAGTAACGTTCATGAGAAAGCCTATTCCGCCACCGGCTTCGGTCTGCAAGCATCTACAACTTTCAATATTACGAAGAAATTACAGGCATTCGGACAGTTTAATTATGGAAAAGGTATCGGATCTTACCTGAACGATTTAAGTAATCTGAACGTAGATATCGTTCCCGATCCTGATAATGAGGGAAAAATGCAGGTTCTCCCAATGCTGGGATGGTATGCAGGGCTGCAATACAACCTTTGTCCGAGCATTTTTATATCTGGTACATATAGTTTATCCAGACTTTATTCTGAAAACGGATACCCAAGTGAAAATCCGGAATCCTATCGTAAAGGACAGTATTTAGTGGCTAATGCTTTCTGGAATGTAAGCAGTAATTTGCAAGTGGGCGTAGAATATTTAAGAGGATGGCGTACTGATTTCAGTTCCGCAACCCGTCATGCCAACCGGTTGAATATGCTGGTGCAGTATTCTTTCTAA
- the queC gene encoding 7-cyano-7-deazaguanine synthase QueC, whose translation MNREAALVVFSGGQDSTTCLFWAKRNFKKVYALSFLYGQKHQKEVELAREIARKAEVEFDVMDVSFIGQLGHNSLTDTTMVMDQEKPADSVPNTFVPGRNLFFLSIAAVYARERGINHLVTGVSQTDFSGYPDCRDAFIKSLNVTLNLAMDEQFVIHTPLMWIDKAETWALADELGVLELIRTETLTCYNGVQGDGCGHCPACTLRREGLEKYLKSKNQ comes from the coding sequence ATGAATAGAGAAGCAGCATTGGTTGTGTTTAGTGGTGGGCAGGATTCTACCACTTGTTTGTTTTGGGCAAAACGCAACTTTAAGAAAGTATATGCCTTGAGTTTTCTTTATGGTCAGAAGCATCAGAAAGAAGTGGAGCTTGCACGGGAGATAGCCCGGAAAGCGGAAGTGGAATTTGATGTGATGGATGTTTCCTTTATCGGACAGTTAGGTCATAATTCATTGACCGATACTACGATGGTGATGGATCAGGAAAAACCTGCAGATAGCGTTCCTAATACCTTTGTTCCGGGACGTAATCTGTTTTTTCTAAGTATCGCAGCAGTATATGCCCGTGAACGTGGTATTAATCATTTGGTAACGGGAGTTTCTCAAACAGATTTCAGCGGTTATCCCGATTGCCGTGATGCCTTTATCAAATCTCTTAATGTAACTCTCAATCTGGCTATGGATGAACAATTTGTGATTCATACCCCTTTGATGTGGATTGATAAGGCAGAAACATGGGCATTGGCCGACGAACTGGGGGTATTGGAACTGATTCGCACCGAGACTTTGACCTGTTATAATGGCGTTCAGGGAGATGGTTGCGGACATTGCCCGGCTTGTACATTGCGTCGGGAAGGATTGGAAAAGTATTTAAAAAGTAAGAATCAATAA
- a CDS encoding OmpP1/FadL family transporter, translating to MRKISLIGFVMLIVSIPTFAGGLLTNTNQHAAFLRMLSRGATFEIDGALSNPAGLAFLPNDGFHVGLSIQSAFQTRNIDASFMTYSGLDLTNPTAPVPTVSDKPYSKYYKGKAAAPVIPSVFAAYKKGDWTISGFFAITAGGGKASFDDGLPIFESAAMAKIFQKSLDGVAQGGPIMTPDKYIINSAMDGRQYIYSLQLGLSYKITDWLSAFAGARMNYFSGGYEGFLDAKVGDTDLMNLALDCDQTGWGLTPVIGVDVKWDKLNIGAKYEFKANMNIENKTHKLDYPAEAEALIGNYKNGVNTPNDIPSMLSVAVAYEFLPVLRASVEYHFYDDKKAGMADGKQKFLTKGTNEYLAGIEWDVTKQLSLSCGGQITDYGLSDNFQSDTSFSCDSYTLGFGAKVKLSERAALNVGYMWTTYEDYTKDFSNYNGTGLPGTNVYSRTNKVFGLSIDYRF from the coding sequence ATGAGAAAAATTTCCTTGATTGGATTTGTAATGCTAATCGTTTCAATTCCAACTTTTGCCGGAGGTCTTCTGACAAATACTAATCAACACGCTGCTTTTCTTCGTATGCTATCTCGTGGTGCTACCTTTGAAATAGACGGAGCTTTGTCCAATCCTGCCGGTTTGGCTTTTTTGCCGAATGACGGTTTCCATGTGGGATTGAGCATTCAGAGTGCTTTTCAGACGAGAAATATTGATGCTAGCTTTATGACATATAGTGGTCTTGATTTAACAAATCCTACCGCTCCTGTTCCTACCGTTTCCGATAAGCCTTATAGTAAATATTATAAAGGAAAAGCTGCTGCGCCGGTTATTCCCAGTGTGTTTGCCGCATATAAGAAAGGAGATTGGACTATTTCCGGTTTCTTCGCTATAACTGCCGGAGGTGGAAAGGCTTCGTTTGATGACGGTTTACCTATATTTGAGTCGGCTGCTATGGCAAAAATATTCCAAAAGAGTTTGGACGGAGTAGCGCAAGGGGGGCCGATAATGACCCCGGACAAATATATCATCAATAGTGCTATGGATGGCAGACAATACATCTATTCCTTGCAGTTGGGCTTATCTTATAAAATAACTGATTGGCTTTCGGCTTTTGCCGGTGCCCGTATGAATTATTTTTCAGGAGGTTATGAGGGATTCCTGGATGCTAAAGTGGGAGATACAGACTTAATGAATTTGGCTTTGGACTGTGACCAGACAGGTTGGGGATTAACTCCGGTGATAGGCGTGGATGTAAAATGGGACAAGTTGAACATTGGAGCTAAGTATGAGTTCAAGGCTAACATGAATATTGAAAATAAAACTCATAAATTGGACTATCCTGCCGAAGCGGAAGCTTTGATAGGCAACTATAAAAACGGTGTCAATACTCCGAATGATATTCCTTCCATGCTTTCGGTAGCAGTGGCTTATGAGTTTCTTCCAGTACTGCGTGCATCTGTAGAATATCACTTTTATGATGATAAGAAAGCAGGTATGGCAGATGGAAAGCAGAAGTTCTTGACTAAGGGGACTAACGAATATCTGGCAGGTATTGAATGGGATGTGACCAAACAATTGTCGTTAAGTTGTGGTGGGCAAATTACGGATTACGGATTGTCCGATAACTTTCAGAGCGATACTAGTTTCTCTTGTGACTCTTACACATTGGGCTTTGGAGCGAAGGTGAAGTTGAGTGAAAGAGCAGCTTTAAATGTTGGCTATATGTGGACTACTTACGAAGATTATACGAAAGATTTTTCCAATTATAATGGTACAGGATTGCCTGGTACCAATGTATATAGCCGTACCAACAAAGTATTTGGTCTTAGCATTGACTACAGATTCTAA